One genomic window of Quercus robur chromosome 6, dhQueRobu3.1, whole genome shotgun sequence includes the following:
- the LOC126689577 gene encoding uncharacterized protein LOC126689577, with product MDQPFDMSIHHGGVFITHSDTHVEYARGTESRVSDVDPDTFAVFDMPKYAKDLGIMNIAKKFYRIPHMELHNGLFPLKKDDDVRALRDWLEFAPERLVHIYVEHVEQAVNEKVDEDQGNEGDDEHEFHEEVDEGVGVDDNFFDEDYADLVGDSEFDKYERPSSPIDPSTYIAPSIHIVQTTAYDQSNVNPYKQNTSNWVPTCFSDEEHNIKSEESDYGHSDVLCTPINFEDDEEHPKYIEFRAEVDMPNPVFEKGMLFSDHKEFKRAVQSYRIKHGYPMLIVKNESCKVSYKCENCEWYIYASWDREENSLLVKTYREKHTCSRAFHSRMVFARWIAVAWLEVFRGRPNIKSAEIKEGIKNQFQVDISLDKAFRARQIALEMLKGRFVYQFERARDYCEELRVSNPGTTAKINLHTPTLHFKRMYVCLAACRTGFLEECRPIISLDACHLKGFLKGQLLAAVGIDENDGMYPIAFAVCEGETKASWSWFLELLLADIGPVRERGWTFTSDQQKGLLPALAIVAPEAHTVLGIYMPTSRRITRVNY from the exons CCTTGGTATTATGaatatagcaaaaaaattttaccgAATTCCTCATATGGAACTTCATAATGGCCTGTTTCCATtgaaaaaagatgatgatgttAGGGCTTTACGTGATTGGTTAGAATTTGCACCCGAAAGGTTAGTACACATATATGTGGAGCATGTTGAACAAGCtgttaatgaaaaagttgatgagGATCAAGGTAATGAAGGTGATGATGAGCATGAGTTTCATGAAGAAGTTGATGAAGGAGTTGGAGTAGATGACAATTTTTTTGACGAGGACTATGCTGATTTGGTAGGTGACAGTGAATTTGATAAATATGAAAGACCATCTTCCCCCATTGACCCATCCACTTACATTGCTCCATCCATTCACATTGTCCAAACCACTGCCTATGACCAATCAAACGTAAACCCTTATAAGCAGAACACATCAAATTGGGTACCCACTTGCTTTAGTGATGAGGAGCATAATATAAAAAGTGAGGAAAGTGATTATGGGCACTCTGATGTTTTGTGCACACCTATCAACTTTGAGGATGATGAAGAGCACCCCAAGTACATTGAATTTAGAGCTGAGGTGGATATGCCTAACCCCGTTTTTGAGAAAGGGATGTTGTTTAGTGACCACAAGGAGTTTAAGAGGGCTGTGCAGTCTTATAGAATTAAGCACGGATATCCAATGTTAATTGTTAAGAATGAGTCTTGCAAGGTGAGTTACAAATGTGAGAATTGTGAGTGGTATATTTATGCTTCATGGGACCGTGAAGAAAACTCTTTACTTGTGAAAACCTATCGGGAAAAGCATACATGTTCTAGGGCTTTTCATAGTAGGATGGTTTTTGCAAGGTGGATTGCAGTTGCATGGCTAGAGGTGTTTAGAGGGAGACCCAACATCAAAAGTGCTGAGATAAAGGAAggtataaaaaatcaatttcaagtaGACATTTCCCTAGACAAAGCCTTTAGGGCTAGGCAGATTGCATTGGAAATGCTTAAAGGAAGGTTTGTCTATCAGTTTGAAAGAGCTAGAGATTATTGTGAAGAGTTGAGAGTTTCTAATCCGGGCACTACAGCCAAAATTAATCTACACACACCCACACTGCACTTCAAGAGAATGTATGTGTGCCTAGCTGCTTGTAGAACCGGATTTTTGGAGGAATGTAGGCCAATTATTAGTCTTGACGCTTGTCatttaaaagggtttttgaagGGGCAACTATTGGCAGCCGTTGGGATTGATGAGAATGACGGGATGTATCCAATAGCCTTTGCTGTTTGTGAGGGTGAGACCAAGGCCAGTTGGTCATGGTTTCTGGAGTTGTTGTTAGCTGATATTGGTCCTGTGAGAGAACGAGGCTGGACCTTTACTTCTGACCAACAGAAG GGCTTACTTCCTGCTCTTGCAATAGTTGCTCCTGAAGCACATACTGTGTTAGGCATTTATATGCCAACTTCAAGAAGGATCACAAGGGTAAACTATTGA